The genomic window AACAGGCGGTTGAGGAGGCTCCCCAAAAGGACCGGCACCAGCACAATCGCCACCATGTTCCTCAGCAAGTTCCAGCGATCAATCTCGACATAGGTGCCAGCCAGCTCTCCGGTGAGCAGCGGGGTCAGCGCCACCGCTGCCAAGGTCGAGGCCATCGTCATCGCCACCGACAAGGCGACATTGCCGCGCGCAAGGTAAGCGACGATGTTCGATGCCGTCCCGCCAGGACAACAGGCGACAAGGATCAGACCCACCGCCAGCCCTTCTTGCAAGCCCAGCGCCCATGCAATGCCAAAGCCGGCCAGCGGCATCACCGCAAATTGCAAGCCCACCCCGGCAACCAACGCCTTGGGAAGCTGCGTCAACCGCCGGTAGTCCTCGAATGACAGTGTCAGCCCCATGGCGAGCATGATGAGCCCCAGCGCAACTGACAAAAGCGGTTGTCCTGCCACGCGGATCGAGCCATCGGTCATCCACGTCATGCTGGGCGGATAGACCCAAGCCAGCGCCACGCCGAGAAGGGTGAGCAGGGCAAAGTTGTTGGTCAAGCGGGCTAGCATGCCAGCCACCTAACCCAACTTCCCGCGTCACCCCAGCGAAAGCTGGGGTCTAGAGCGGCGAAGGGCTGCGCGTGTGGCCCTAGATCCCAGCTTCCGCTGGGATGACGGATGTGGGTGGGCGAGGATTGTAGGAATAAGATTTGCTCCAAAACGCTGAAAACGCGCCGTTTATCGCAAAAAGTGAGACACTTGAGACACTGTCCAGAAGTAGAAAAGATTTCGCGGTCAGAATTGACCGTCTGAAGGGGCAAAAAGCATGGGGGAAGGGCTCGCGTCATGCCCTCAGGCTTAGCTCTCAAGGCGCGCTGTAGGAAAGCAAGGCGGCGTCAAGGGTGGGGGCGACAAATTCGTCACCAGTGCCGTTTACCCCACCCCGCTGCGACTAGACCTCACCTACGGTTCGGCAAGTCTCGCTCCCCTCCCGCTTGCGGGAGGGGTTGGGGGGTGGGCAAGGGTTTGCACAGCCTTAAGGTCTTGGCGCTAAGGCCCACCAAAAGGCGTGCAAAGGGATGAAGACAATGCTGCATCAGATTTGGCTCAAGATGACGGCGCTGCTAGCGGGCCCTTTGCTGCTTTCCACCGGATGCAGCGCAGAAGACCAAGCGCCTGACTATCGCTATCGGCTGACCGTCGAGGTCGAGACGCCCGAGGGGCTTAAGACCGGTTCCAGCGTCATTGAGGTGCAGCAAACGGTGATGCGACCGGGGTCCGCGCCCGGCAACCTTGGCGTGTCGCGCAAGGTGCGCGGCGAAGCGGTGGCGGTTGATCTCCCTAGAAATCAGACCCTTTTCACCTTGCTGCGTTCTGAAAGCAATGTGGATTGGGCGAGCTATCTTTACGTCTATCTCAAGCCGCCGAGCACAGACAAAGAGTTTGTCGATAGGCTCGATGATGTTCTTGAAGTCACTGGCGAGCGGGAGCTGCCGCGCATGTGGCCGCCGGTGGGGCATATTGGTGAGCGCCCGGCATACCCGATGCTGGTGACTTTCAGCGACATTGATGATCCAACAAAAGTGGTGCGGGTTGATCCTGATGATCTGTCGGCGAGTTTTGGCGAGGGGGTAAGCCTTAAGCGCATAACGGTGGCTTTGACTGATGACCCGGTAACCACTGGAATCGAGGAGCGGTTGAGTTGGCTTCGTGAAATTTGGCCGAATAAGCTGAATGGCGACCGTTTCGAAGATATGACAACGACTGAGCCGTCAGCCAAGCTCTCCGCAAACTCCTTTTCTACGGAGATTGGGGGCTAAACTTGAGCGGCGTTTCACTACCCCTCCAAAATCGCCCTTAAATCTTTCAGCGCCTTTGCCCTCAACTGATGCACCCTAGGCACGCTGACCTCCAGCACCTCGGCGATCTCTGTCAGGTTCAATTCCTCGACAAAGAACAATTGCAGCACCAGCATCAACCGCTCGGGCAATTGCCCCATCGCCGCTACCAAACGCTCGCGGTCTTCTTGGCCGGAGAGGATGTCGAAAGGGTCGGGTTCTTCGCTGGCGAAGGCGGAATTGCTTTCGTCATATGTATCGCTGATCGAGGTGAGCGTGACGGCGCTTGCCTCAATCTCCAGCAGTTCAGCATCGCTAATGCCCAAAGCCTTGGCGATTTGATCGCGGCTGGGCTCAGTGCCGGTGAGCGTCTTATATTCTTCGATCACCTGAACCACGCGCGCGCGTTTCTTGCGCGCTGTGCGGGTGTCGTGCATCTGTTTGCGAATGAGGTCGAACATCGCGCCGCGCACGCGGATTTTGGCGTAGGCGGCAAAGCCGTCTTCGGTGGGGCCATCGTGGCGCTGGGCACATTCGGTGAGCGCGAGGATGCCGGATTGCACGAGGTCTTCGACTTCTAAGCCGTCGCGACCGCTGCCATAGATATGCCAGGCCGCGCGGTGGACAAGCGGCAGGAAGCGGCGAACACGGTCCTCGACCTCTTCGCGCGACGCGGCGGCGTATTGCACCGCGCCGTAAGCCGCCTTCCCATACGCTTGGGGGCCAAATCCAGAAACATCATGCTTCATGTCATCGCCATGTCTGGCACATCGCCGTGAGCATCGGTTTCAGCGGCAGGTGAGGGAAGTCCCGTAGGTGGGGCTGGCTCACTGCCAATGACTGCGACAACTTCAACCGGCTGGGTGGGTGGCAATTCGGTGATGGACAGGACCAGCGCGCGGGCGGCGCGTTGTTTCAGCAGCCCGGCGAGCGCACGGCGCGCGGGCGGTTGAACGATCAAGGCGACGGGGCCTCTTGCCTCTTCGATGGCGGCGTTGACCCGCTCGACGATAAGGCCGGCAAGATCGGGTTCGATCATCGGTTGCCCGGTTGATGGGTCGATCATCGAACCAAGGATCGCGCTTTCAAGATTGGCTTCAAGCGTGACGACCTTGAGCCGTTCACTGGGTAGAGCGACACGCGCAACCAGCCTTGCGCCAAGGTCGGCGCGAACCGCATCGATCAGCGCGTCGAAGCCTTCGGTCGATTGAAGCGCAAGGGCAAGCGATGTGAAAACGGGTTGCGGATGGGCCAGACCAATGCCGTCCGCGATCAGCGCGCGAAGAACGCGGGTGAGCGCGGCCAGTGACAATGGGTCGGGGTGAACCGCATCGATCAGGGCCGGCGCGCGCGCTTTCAGGTCTTCGACCATAGCGCTGACTTCCGATGGGCCGAGCAGCTGATGGCTTTGCGTGAGAAGTTCCTGATTGGCGTGGGTGGCGATAACCGTGCTCGCATCCACACAAAGGAACCCTTCGGCAACCGCCATGTCGCGCGCCGATGGGTCAATCCAAAGCGCCGGGCAATCAAAGCTGGGATCGCGGGTCAGCTGTCCCTGGATACCAAGTTCTGTATAGGGCGGCTGCGAGCGGACATCGCCCGTGTCGATGGCGAGCAGCTTGCCCGGCCTTACTGTCCCGCGCGCAATCGCGAGGCCGCCCAGCATGATGGCGTAATCATTGGCCCCCGCTTCAAGGGAATCGCGGATGCGAAACTGCGGCAGGACAAAGCCAAGCTCGCGCGAGAGTTGTTTGCGGATGCCCGTGATCCGGGTGAGAAGCGGGGCATCCTTCGCCGCATCGACCAGCGGCACAAGGCCATAGCCAAGCTCAATCGTGACGAGCGTTTGATCGGATACTTCGGTGATGTCGATCTTGTCGGGATCGGGCTTTTCCTCCGGCTCTTCGACCACTTCGGGCACGGCGGCTTTCTTGCGCAAGGCCCACCAGAGCCCGCCTGCGATGGCGGCAGCGGGGAGGAAGATCAGTTGCGGCATGGCGGGGACGGTGCCGATGGCAGCGAGAATCCCTGCTACGGGAAGCCAACCGCGCGGGTCTGAAAACTGCCCGCCGATCTGGCCTGAAAGGTCGCGCTTATCGGCTACGCGGGTGACGATGGCGGCAGCGGCGATGGAAAGGAGGAGGGCGGGAACTTGGGCGACCAAGGCATCGCCAACGGCCAGCGTGATATAAAGCTCGCCTGCTTCTGCAGCAGACAGCCCGTGGGTGATCATGCCAAGCGCAAAGCCTGCGATAATGTTTACCCCAAGGATCAAAAGCGCGGCAATCGCATCGCCTTTCACGAACTTTGAGGCACCATCCATTGAGCCGTAAAAATCGGCCTCAATCGTCACATCGCGGCGGCGCTCGCGCGCTTCATCGGCGGTGATGAGGCCAGCGGCAATATCGGCA from Erythrobacter sp. SCSIO 43205 includes these protein-coding regions:
- a CDS encoding bile acid:sodium symporter family protein codes for the protein MLARLTNNFALLTLLGVALAWVYPPSMTWMTDGSIRVAGQPLLSVALGLIMLAMGLTLSFEDYRRLTQLPKALVAGVGLQFAVMPLAGFGIAWALGLQEGLAVGLILVACCPGGTASNIVAYLARGNVALSVAMTMASTLAAVALTPLLTGELAGTYVEIDRWNLLRNMVAIVLVPVLLGSLLNRLFPRAAERVSTFLPLIAVVLVILIVGGIVGGAKAQIAEHAGVLLLATLLLHAIGFALGYALARMLGLGLQEARTISIEVGMQNSGLGSGLAKTPAFQAQFASATQAALAPVPAAISAVWHVLIGSILASYWRRKG
- a CDS encoding sigma-70 family RNA polymerase sigma factor, which produces MKHDVSGFGPQAYGKAAYGAVQYAAASREEVEDRVRRFLPLVHRAAWHIYGSGRDGLEVEDLVQSGILALTECAQRHDGPTEDGFAAYAKIRVRGAMFDLIRKQMHDTRTARKKRARVVQVIEEYKTLTGTEPSRDQIAKALGISDAELLEIEASAVTLTSISDTYDESNSAFASEEPDPFDILSGQEDRERLVAAMGQLPERLMLVLQLFFVEELNLTEIAEVLEVSVPRVHQLRAKALKDLRAILEG
- a CDS encoding flagellar biosynthesis protein FlhA is translated as MEPGSNVSWVERLRTVPAAAALPVGIFGLFVLLVLPIPPLLLDMFFVLNIAIAVAVLMVALNARAPLDFSSFPTVLLFATLLRLALNVASTRIVLVNGHEGGAAAGEIIESFGQFLVAGNFAVGLFVFIILLIINMIVITKGAGRVSEVSARFVLDALPGKQMAIDADIAAGLITADEARERRRDVTIEADFYGSMDGASKFVKGDAIAALLILGVNIIAGFALGMITHGLSAAEAGELYITLAVGDALVAQVPALLLSIAAAAIVTRVADKRDLSGQIGGQFSDPRGWLPVAGILAAIGTVPAMPQLIFLPAAAIAGGLWWALRKKAAVPEVVEEPEEKPDPDKIDITEVSDQTLVTIELGYGLVPLVDAAKDAPLLTRITGIRKQLSRELGFVLPQFRIRDSLEAGANDYAIMLGGLAIARGTVRPGKLLAIDTGDVRSQPPYTELGIQGQLTRDPSFDCPALWIDPSARDMAVAEGFLCVDASTVIATHANQELLTQSHQLLGPSEVSAMVEDLKARAPALIDAVHPDPLSLAALTRVLRALIADGIGLAHPQPVFTSLALALQSTEGFDALIDAVRADLGARLVARVALPSERLKVVTLEANLESAILGSMIDPSTGQPMIEPDLAGLIVERVNAAIEEARGPVALIVQPPARRALAGLLKQRAARALVLSITELPPTQPVEVVAVIGSEPAPPTGLPSPAAETDAHGDVPDMAMT